A part of Penaeus vannamei isolate JL-2024 chromosome 1, ASM4276789v1, whole genome shotgun sequence genomic DNA contains:
- the LOC113813989 gene encoding sodium-coupled monocarboxylate transporter 1 isoform X2, whose protein sequence is MQESEFDWTEGERGSFSWLDYVVFGGMLVLSLAIGIFYAFRSRKKSNDEFLLGSRSLSCFPVSMSLLASYISAIIVLGGPAEAYYHSVQWWVVCLSQVALPVVAGVFMPVFYELRLTSIYEYLELRYSSRAVRCVAGGMFVIQMLLYQAVVIYAPALALASVSDYPLWASVVSVGLIASFYTAIGGLKAVIWTDVLQLFILIAGLICIILKGTFDVGGFSYIWDTAVRNGRAGSQIFTYGYHPTQRHTVANIVIGAFVSKLYGYACAQTAVQRYSSMKSLTHAHLSIYLLIPFYTLIVSLTMIAGLVMFATYEGCDPLAAGLITKKDQILPFYVMDRLSSIPGLPGLFVACIFSGSLSTISSGVNSQAAVTWEDVFSRRPGCASLSKTTQAWITKFFALGYGILATCLAFLGDHLGGILQGTIAITSAVSGPILAVFVMGLFLPFANSKLGAGAIAALIIGTIISQVFGLGPIILDMNPELLPTSTDLCPANLTLLTPSGTPISVSELPYPQKLLGLSYTQIAPLGFVVAFAVGIFTSFITGGSKGLQVERRLVHPWVRWSLPDPNKISAKSRLIPMTN, encoded by the exons ATGCAGGAATCAGAGTTCGACTGGACTGAGGGTGAGCGAGGCAGTTTCTCGTGGCTGGACTACGTGGTGTTCGGCGGGATGCTGGTGCTCTCCCTCGCCATTGGTATTTTCTACGCCTTCAGGAGCCGCAAGAAGTCCAACGACGAGTTCCTCCTGGGCAGTAGGAGCCTCAGTTGCTTCCCCGTCTCCATGTCCCTCTTGGCATCTTACATTTCCGCGATCATAGTGCTCG GAGGACCCGCCGAGGCCTACTACCACAGCGTGCAGTGGTGGGTCGTCTGCCTGAGCCAAGTCGCCCTTCCAGTGGTCGCCGGAGTCTTCAtgcccgttttctatgaattgagATTAACATCCATCTACGAG TACCTGGAGCTGCGTTACTCCTCCCGCGCCGTCCGCTGCGTCGCCGGCGGGATGTTCGTGATCCAGATGCTGCTCTACCAGGCGGTGGTGATCtacgcccccgccctcgccctcgcctccgtCAGCGACTACCCTCTGTGGGCGTCCGTGGTTTCCGTTGGACTCATTGCCTCTTTTTACACCGCGATT GGTGGTCTCAAGGCAGTAATATGGACAGACGTGTTGCAACTTTTCATCCTCATCGCAGGCTTAATCTGCATAATTCTCAAGGGCACTTTTGACGTGGGAGGCTTTTCATACATCTGGGACACAGCTGTTCGCAACGGCCGCGCTGGGTCGCAGATATTTAC GTACGGTTACCACCCGACGCAGAGACACACCGTGGCTAATATCGTGATTGGGGCCTTCGTGAGCAAGCTATACGGATATGCTTGTGCGCAGACGGCAGTGCAGCGGTATTCAAGTATGAAGAGTCTCACCCACGCTCATCT aTCTATATACCTTCTTATTCCCTTCTACACGCTAATCGTCTCTCTTACCATGATAGCAG GGTTAGTGATGTTCGCGACGTACGAGGGCTGCGACCCCCTGGCGGCCGGACTTATCACTAAGAAGGACCAGATCCTGCCCTTCTACGTCATGGATCGCCTCAGCTCCATCCCGGGCTTGCCGGGGCTCTTCGTGGCCTGCATCTTCTCCGGGTCTCTGAG CACCATTTCCTCCGGCGTCAACTCTCAAGCCGCCGTCACCTGGGAAGACGTGTTCTCGCGACGACCCGGATGTGCAAGCCTTTCCAAGACGACGCAAGCTTGGATCACCAAGTTCTTCG cctTAGGTTACGGAATCCTAGCCACCTGTCTGGCCTTCCTGGGAGATCACCTGGGCGGCATCCTTCAAGGAACCATCGCCATCACCTCGGCCGTGTCAGGACCCATCTTGGCGGTCTTCGTCATGGGACTCTTCTTGCCTTTCGCCAATTCGAAGCTGGgggct GGAGCAATAGCAGCACTGATAATAGGAACCATAATTTCCCAAGTCTTTGGCCTCGGTCCTATTATTCTTGACATGAATCCCGAGCTTCTGCCAACTTCGACTGACCTCTGCCCTGCCAACCTCACTCTTCTGACACCTAGTGGTACCCCCATAAG TGTCTCAGAACTTCCTTATCCTCAGAAACTTCTAGGCCTATCCTATACACAAATTGCTCCATTAGGCTTTGTTGTAGCTTTTGCTGTTGGCATCTTCACGAGCTTCATAACAG GTGGATCTAAAGGCCTGCAGGTGGAGAGGAGGCTGGTACACCCGTGGGTAAGATGGAGTCTTCCAGATCCCAACAAAATCAGTGCCAAATCAAGGCTCATTCCCATGACAAATTGA
- the LOC113813989 gene encoding sodium-coupled monocarboxylate transporter 1 isoform X1: MQESEFDWTEGERGSFSWLDYVVFGGMLVLSLAIGIFYAFRSRKKSNDEFLLGSRSLSCFPVSMSLLASYISAIIVLGGPAEAYYHSVQWWVVCLSQVALPVVAGVFMPVFYELRLTSIYEYLELRYSSRAVRCVAGGMFVIQMLLYQAVVIYAPALALASVSDYPLWASVVSVGLIASFYTAIGGLKAVIWTDVLQLFILIAGLICIILKGTFDVGGFSYIWDTAVRNGRAGSQIFTYGYHPTQRHTVANIVIGAFVSKLYGYACAQTAVQRYSSMKSLTHAHLSIYLLIPFYTLIVSLTMIAGLVMFATYEGCDPLAAGLITKKDQILPFYVMDRLSSIPGLPGLFVACIFSGSLSTISSGVNSQAAVTWEDVFSRRPGCASLSKTTQAWITKFFALGYGILATCLAFLGDHLGGILQGTIAITSAVSGPILAVFVMGLFLPFANSKLGAVGGGGTVSHCETVLFSLSLFYLFIYFY; the protein is encoded by the exons ATGCAGGAATCAGAGTTCGACTGGACTGAGGGTGAGCGAGGCAGTTTCTCGTGGCTGGACTACGTGGTGTTCGGCGGGATGCTGGTGCTCTCCCTCGCCATTGGTATTTTCTACGCCTTCAGGAGCCGCAAGAAGTCCAACGACGAGTTCCTCCTGGGCAGTAGGAGCCTCAGTTGCTTCCCCGTCTCCATGTCCCTCTTGGCATCTTACATTTCCGCGATCATAGTGCTCG GAGGACCCGCCGAGGCCTACTACCACAGCGTGCAGTGGTGGGTCGTCTGCCTGAGCCAAGTCGCCCTTCCAGTGGTCGCCGGAGTCTTCAtgcccgttttctatgaattgagATTAACATCCATCTACGAG TACCTGGAGCTGCGTTACTCCTCCCGCGCCGTCCGCTGCGTCGCCGGCGGGATGTTCGTGATCCAGATGCTGCTCTACCAGGCGGTGGTGATCtacgcccccgccctcgccctcgcctccgtCAGCGACTACCCTCTGTGGGCGTCCGTGGTTTCCGTTGGACTCATTGCCTCTTTTTACACCGCGATT GGTGGTCTCAAGGCAGTAATATGGACAGACGTGTTGCAACTTTTCATCCTCATCGCAGGCTTAATCTGCATAATTCTCAAGGGCACTTTTGACGTGGGAGGCTTTTCATACATCTGGGACACAGCTGTTCGCAACGGCCGCGCTGGGTCGCAGATATTTAC GTACGGTTACCACCCGACGCAGAGACACACCGTGGCTAATATCGTGATTGGGGCCTTCGTGAGCAAGCTATACGGATATGCTTGTGCGCAGACGGCAGTGCAGCGGTATTCAAGTATGAAGAGTCTCACCCACGCTCATCT aTCTATATACCTTCTTATTCCCTTCTACACGCTAATCGTCTCTCTTACCATGATAGCAG GGTTAGTGATGTTCGCGACGTACGAGGGCTGCGACCCCCTGGCGGCCGGACTTATCACTAAGAAGGACCAGATCCTGCCCTTCTACGTCATGGATCGCCTCAGCTCCATCCCGGGCTTGCCGGGGCTCTTCGTGGCCTGCATCTTCTCCGGGTCTCTGAG CACCATTTCCTCCGGCGTCAACTCTCAAGCCGCCGTCACCTGGGAAGACGTGTTCTCGCGACGACCCGGATGTGCAAGCCTTTCCAAGACGACGCAAGCTTGGATCACCAAGTTCTTCG cctTAGGTTACGGAATCCTAGCCACCTGTCTGGCCTTCCTGGGAGATCACCTGGGCGGCATCCTTCAAGGAACCATCGCCATCACCTCGGCCGTGTCAGGACCCATCTTGGCGGTCTTCGTCATGGGACTCTTCTTGCCTTTCGCCAATTCGAAGCTGGgggctgttgggggggggggaacagttTCGCATTGCGAaactgttttgttttctctctctctcttttatttatttatttatttctattaa